The sequence TCCAGGCGGAGATGCGCAAGATGCCGTCCGAGCAGGCGCGCAGGCGGACCGCCGAGCTGATCGAGATGACCGGCCTGAAGGGCTTCGAGGACGCGCTGCCGCACGAGCTGTCCGGCGGCATGCAGCAGCGGGTCGCGCTGTGCCGGGCGCTGCTGCACGAGCCGCGCGTCCTGCTGATGGACGAGCCGTTCGGCGCCCTCGACGCCCTCACCCGCGAGCAGCTCAACATCGAGATGAACCGGATCTGGCGGGAGACGGGCACGACCGTCCTGCTGGTCACCCACTCCATCGCGGAGGCCGCCTACCTGGCGAACCGCGTCGTGGTGATGACCGACAGGCCCGGATCGATCGCCGAGATCATCGACGTCGACCTGCCCGCGGAGCGCGACTACGCAGCCACGATGGCCCGCCCGGAGTTCGCCCGCGTCACCAACCGCGTCCGGGGACTTCTCGGCGCGGGCGGCGCGGCCGACTGACCGGCGCGCCGCAGAGGGCGCGCCGCACAGGACATACGACAGGCTAGGAAGGAACGGGATGGCACGCAGGTCCATCGGGATCGTCATGAACGGCGTCACCGGCCGCATGGGGTACCGCCAGCATCTACTGCGCTCGATCCTCGCGATCAGGGAGCAGGGCGGGGTCCGCACCGCCGAGGGCACCGTGCTGTGGCCGGAGCCGGTGCTGGTGGGACGCAGCGAGACCAAGCTGCGCGAACTGGCCGAACGGCACGGGCTGACGGCGTGGACGACCGACCTGGCCGAGGCGCTGGCGCGTCCGGGCACCGACATCTATTTCGACGCCCAGGTCACCGGCGCGCGGGTCGAGGCGATCCGCGCGGCGGTGGCCGCCGGCAAGCACATCTACACCGAGAAGCCCCTCGCCGAAGACCTCGACGAGGCGCTCGCCCTGGCCCGGCTGGCCGACGAGGCGGGGGTCAAGCACGGCGTGGTGCAGGACAAGCTGTTCCTGCCGGGGCTGCTCAAGCTCAAGCGGCTGGTGGACGGCGGGTTCTTCGGCCGGATCCTGTCGGTGCGCGGCGAGTTCGGGTACTGGGTGTTCGAGGGCGACTGGCAGGAGGCCCAGCGGCCCAGCTGGAACTACCGCGCCGAGGACGGCGGCGGCATCATCCTGGACATGTTCTGCCACTGGCGGTACGTGCTGGACGGGGTGATCGCGCCGGTGCGGTCGGTGCAGGCACTCGGCGCGACGCACATCGGCGAGCGGGTGGACGAGCACGGCAAGCCCTACGAGGCCACCGCCGACGACGCCGCCTACGGGATCTTCGAGCTGGAGGGCGGGATCGTCGCCCAGATCAACTCCTCGTGGGCCACCCGGGTCTTCCGCGACGAGCTGGTGGAGTTCCAGGTCGACGGCACCGAGGGCTCGGCGGTCGCGGGACTGCGGCGGTGCCGCGTCCAGCACCGCACGATGACGCCGAAGCCGGTGTGGAACCCCGACCTGCCCGCCACCGAGGACTTCCGCTCCCAGTGGCAGGAGATCCCCGACAACACCGAGTTCGACAACGGATTCAAGACCCAGTGGGAGATGTTCCTGCGCCACGTCGCCGACGACGGCCCCTTCCCCTGGGACTTCTACGCCGGAGCGCGCGGCGTCCAGCTCGCCGAGCTGGGCCTCCGGGCGTGGCGGGAGGGCCGCCGCCTCGACGTCCCGGAGCTGACGCCATGAAGATCGATCTGCCCGGGGCGCCCGGCTACGCGATGAGCGAGCCGCGCACCTACAAGCCGCCCGCCGGGCCCGCCACGTCACGCGTCGCGTACGCGGCCGCGCACGTGGTGGCGGGGGACGAGTCACTGGACTGGGACACGACGCTGGCGTTCCGCCGCCACCTGTGGTCCCACGGGCTGGGCGTCGCCGAGGCGATGGACACCGCCCAGCGCGGCATGGGCCTGGACTGGGCGACGACCCGCGAGCTCATCGTGCGGAGCGGTGAGGAAGCGCTTTCAGCAGGAGGCCGGATCGTCTGCGGAGCGGGCACCGACCAGCTCCCCGCCGGACCGGCGTCGCTGGAGGAGATCGCCGCCGCCTACGAGGAGCAGCTCGCCGTCATCGAGTCCGTCGGCGCGGTGCCGGTGCTGATGGCGAGCCGGCACCTGGCCGCCGCGGCGAGCGGCCCGGAGGACTACGCCGCCGTATACGGGCGGCTGCTCGCCCAGGCCGGGCGTCCGGTCGTGCTGCACTGGCTGGGCCCGATGTTCGACCCGGCGCTGGAGGGCTACTGGGGCTCGTCCGATCTGGACGTGGCGTCCGGCGCGCTGCTCGCCCTGATCGGCGAGCACGCGTCCCGGATCGACGGAGTGAAGATCTCGCTGCTGGACGCGGGGCGGGAGATCGACCTGCGCCGCCGGTTGCCGTCCGGGGTCCGGCTCTACACCGGGGACGACTTCAACTATCCGGAGCTGATCCGGGGCGACTCCGAGGGGCACAGCGACGCGCTGCTCGGGATCTTCGACCCCATCGCGCCCGCCGCCGCGGCCGCCCTGCACGCGCTGGACGACGGCGACACCGCGTCCTACGAGGAGATCTTCGGCCCCACGGTGCCGCTGGCCCGGCACCTCTTCGAGACCCCCACCTACTACTACAAGACGGGTGTGGTGTTCCTGGCCTGGCTGACCGGCCACCAGCGGCACTTCCGGATGGTCGGCGGGCTGGAGACCGCGCGCTCGGTGCCGCACATGACCGGCCTCTTCCGGCTGGCCGACGCCGCCGGCCTCTTCCCCGACCCCGACCTCGCGGCGCACCGGATGCGCGCCTGGCTGACCGTCCAGGGAGCCGCGTGATGAGGTTCAGCCTCAACCAGTGGACGACCAGGCACTGGCCCCTGGCCGAGCTGGCCGCCGGCTGCGCGTCCGCCGGGGTGAGGGGCGTCGGGCTGTGGCGCGAGCCCGTCGCCGAGTACGGCCTGGCCCGCACCGGCAAGCTCATGCGCGACCACGGGCTGGCGGTCACGTCCCTGTGCCGGGGCGGCTTCTTCCAGGAGCCGGACGCGCTGGAGAACAACCGCCGCGCCGTCGAGGAGGCGGCCGAGCTGGGCGCGCCGGCCCTGTGCCTGGTCAGCGGCGGCCTGTCGGACGGGTCCCGCGACCTGGACGGGGCGCGCTCGCGCGTCGCCGACGTCCTGGCCGAACTCGCGCCCTACGCGGGCGAGCACGGCGTCCAGCTCGCGATCGAGCCGCTGCACCCGATGTTCTGCTCGGACCGCTGCGTCGTCTCCACCCTCGGGCAGGCGCTCGACCTGGCGGCGCCCTTCCCGTCCTCCCAGGTGGGCGTCATGGTCGACACCTACCACCTGTGGTGGGACCCGGCGGTGTGGGACGGCATCGCCCGCGCCGGCGCCGAGGGGCGGATCTCGCTGTTCCAGGTCGCCGACTGGATCACGCCGCTGCCCGAGGGCGTCCTCACCGGGCGCGGCATGCTCGGCGACGGGTGCGTCGAGCTGCGCCGGTTCCGCGAGGCGGTGGACGCCACCGGCTACACCGGCCCGATCGAGGTGGAGATCTTC is a genomic window of Actinomadura citrea containing:
- a CDS encoding ABC transporter ATP-binding protein, translated to MSEKSTAKPDTGRETAVSLDEVAVRFRTRKRDVTALREVSLDVPMGEFVAIVGPSGCGKSTLLKLVAGLLKPSTGDVRLRGDEVKGPRHDIGYVFQRAALLEWRSARKNILLQAEMRKMPSEQARRRTAELIEMTGLKGFEDALPHELSGGMQQRVALCRALLHEPRVLLMDEPFGALDALTREQLNIEMNRIWRETGTTVLLVTHSIAEAAYLANRVVVMTDRPGSIAEIIDVDLPAERDYAATMARPEFARVTNRVRGLLGAGGAAD
- a CDS encoding sugar phosphate isomerase/epimerase family protein translates to MRFSLNQWTTRHWPLAELAAGCASAGVRGVGLWREPVAEYGLARTGKLMRDHGLAVTSLCRGGFFQEPDALENNRRAVEEAAELGAPALCLVSGGLSDGSRDLDGARSRVADVLAELAPYAGEHGVQLAIEPLHPMFCSDRCVVSTLGQALDLAAPFPSSQVGVMVDTYHLWWDPAVWDGIARAGAEGRISLFQVADWITPLPEGVLTGRGMLGDGCVELRRFREAVDATGYTGPIEVEIFNDALWAMPGPDALALTMARYEEHVFEGHVFEGHGA
- a CDS encoding Gfo/Idh/MocA family protein; the encoded protein is MARRSIGIVMNGVTGRMGYRQHLLRSILAIREQGGVRTAEGTVLWPEPVLVGRSETKLRELAERHGLTAWTTDLAEALARPGTDIYFDAQVTGARVEAIRAAVAAGKHIYTEKPLAEDLDEALALARLADEAGVKHGVVQDKLFLPGLLKLKRLVDGGFFGRILSVRGEFGYWVFEGDWQEAQRPSWNYRAEDGGGIILDMFCHWRYVLDGVIAPVRSVQALGATHIGERVDEHGKPYEATADDAAYGIFELEGGIVAQINSSWATRVFRDELVEFQVDGTEGSAVAGLRRCRVQHRTMTPKPVWNPDLPATEDFRSQWQEIPDNTEFDNGFKTQWEMFLRHVADDGPFPWDFYAGARGVQLAELGLRAWREGRRLDVPELTP
- a CDS encoding dihydrodipicolinate synthase family protein, which encodes MKIDLPGAPGYAMSEPRTYKPPAGPATSRVAYAAAHVVAGDESLDWDTTLAFRRHLWSHGLGVAEAMDTAQRGMGLDWATTRELIVRSGEEALSAGGRIVCGAGTDQLPAGPASLEEIAAAYEEQLAVIESVGAVPVLMASRHLAAAASGPEDYAAVYGRLLAQAGRPVVLHWLGPMFDPALEGYWGSSDLDVASGALLALIGEHASRIDGVKISLLDAGREIDLRRRLPSGVRLYTGDDFNYPELIRGDSEGHSDALLGIFDPIAPAAAAALHALDDGDTASYEEIFGPTVPLARHLFETPTYYYKTGVVFLAWLTGHQRHFRMVGGLETARSVPHMTGLFRLADAAGLFPDPDLAAHRMRAWLTVQGAA